The genome window TGCCTGAGTGTCTTAAGAGGTGAGCGGTATGCGAATGGTTCTTTTGACGGCTCTCGGAGTCGGCGGAGCCACTGTTGTGGGCTCTGTGATAGGATTTATTTTCAAAAAAATTTCACATAAATTTTCAGATATAGTTCTCTCTTTTGCGGCGGGTGTAATGCTTGCCGCAGCTGTGCTGGGGCTTGTATTACCTTCTGTTGAATACGGCGGTAAATACGGTCTTATAGTTACTGTGGTCGGGATTTTTGCAGGAGGCTTGTGCCTTAATCTTATTGATAAGCTGGTTCCCCATCTCCATAAGCTTATGGGAGCTGATACCGAAGCACATAATAATGCCAATATAAATAAGGTGCTTCTTTTCGTTACGGCTATTGCAATACATAATCTCCCGGAGGGTATCGCCGCAGGCGTGGGATTTGGTTCGGGTAATGCTTCCGAGGCATTGCTTATCGCGGGCGGTATTGCATTGCAGAATATCCCCGAGGGTATGGTTATAATCGGCCCCATGCTTGCCGCAGGAATACCTCCCGTACGCACATTTTTATGCGCGGCGGTAACAGGACTTGTTGAGGTTGTGGGAACGCTTTTGGGTTATTTTGCCGTCAGCCTTTCTTCGGCGGTGTT of Oscillospiraceae bacterium contains these proteins:
- a CDS encoding ZIP family metal transporter; translation: MRMVLLTALGVGGATVVGSVIGFIFKKISHKFSDIVLSFAAGVMLAAAVLGLVLPSVEYGGKYGLIVTVVGIFAGGLCLNLIDKLVPHLHKLMGADTEAHNNANINKVLLFVTAIAIHNLPEGIAAGVGFGSGNASEALLIAGGIALQNIPEGMVIIGPMLAAGIPPVRTFLCAAVTGLVEVVGTLLGYFAVSLSSAVLPFALAFAGGTMLYVISDEMIPETHAHGNERGATYALLTGFCLMLVFDILLG